Below is a window of Chloroflexota bacterium DNA.
GAATGTGGACAACCTTCACCTGAGATCGGGGATAAATCCTGACTTGCTGGCAGAGCTCCATGGCAACGTTACCAAGCTGCGGTGCAGCGGCTGCGAATTCCTGATGGACAACTTCGGTGATCATCTCCCCTGCCCGATCTGTGGCGGCACTATGCTCTCCAGCGTGGTCAATTTCGGCCAGTCGTTGCCTCAAAGGGATCTGGCCGATGCTTACGGGCAATCACGAAAGGCCGACGTTTTTCTTGTTGTCGGCTCGAGCCTGGTGGTGACGCCGGCTGCGGATATGCCCGGAGTTGCCCTGAAGTCGGGGGCCCGGCTGGTGATTATTAACCAGGGTGAGACGCCGCTGGACCGAAGTGCGCATCTCCGTTTCGAGGAGGGGATTGGGGAGGTATTGCCGGCAGCCGCGGCCCGGTTGAAGGAACTCATGCAGGTACCCTGAGAAGAGCGGCCAACTTCACCTTTCAGTGTCTTTGCAGGGCACAAGGATCACAGCATCTTTGCGAAGCCCACAGTGCTGAAGCAATCCCAAGGGCAGTATTACTGTGGCGTGGGGAGATTGCTCCCCTTGCCTTTGTGAGTGATCGCAATGACGAGAGGCTTCCACTGACGGATTAAGAATGGGGTGGTTCTGTCAAAAGAGAGGCCTGACGCGCTTCGGTCCAACGCCCTGCGGAAGCGGCAGTGCATCCTTGTCTCTCCCCTCCGCATACCGCTGCAACCCTTCTGCAAATTGCCGGGCTTCATCCACAGTGTCAAAAAGGCCCATGACACATGTATCCGGGCTCTGAAGAAGGTGGGCCCTGACTACCCAGTTCGCCTTCTCTTTCTCTACAGCCGGCTTCTTCGGTGCGCGCTCCGCAGGCGCCGTGGCATAGGCGCCGCCCCCGATCTCGGTGATGGTGATCTGCTTGATGGCCCCCACTCTCACCATCTCCGTGCGGTCTTTGTTCCAGAGAAACCTTTCTTCGCTCATACGGCACCCCCCGTCTGTTGTTTCCAGCCGTCTGATTTACAGATTCAAAGGTTCCGGCCTGAAGAGATCTGCGCTGTCTGCAATACGCCCCGGTGCCCCCTGCCAACAGAAGAAGGAATTACGGCAACAGGTGAACCTGGCATGTAAACGTGCTGTTCTTGCTCCGCAGTCCGCTGAAAAAGAGGAAGTCTATTCCACGTGGGCCCGGCAATTGCTGCCACAGTTGCTGCCGCAATCGCTCTGGGGTGCCTGGCATTCGCTGCCACAGTCACATTCGGACGGGCAGCCCTCATCTCCTCTGTTGATGACCAGATGCGGCCCCTCATTGGTATCAACCATATCTATGACCACGCTCATGCGTTCCAGTGTCTGGCCCAACTCGGGAGCTACATGCAGGACAGCAGTTTCCTGGCTTCCCACTACAGCATCCCCTTTCACCACTTCACCGATCCACAGGTTGAACCCCTGGGCATTAGCCTCAATCCTCAAGACATGTTTGGGATCGGTGGCATGGGCTGACAGAATCCCCTTCAGCTCTTGCCCCGCACGCTCCGTTACCGTTAGCATTCAAGCTCCTTTCCCTGCCAGGTGATTCGCTTAACTCACGGCGCAAGAGCCCGGGCTCAACCACTGCAAGGGAAGCAAACCCCTATTTACCATATCAAATAATGTGGTTATGTTAATTCCCCTGGCTGCGCGGTGTCAAGTTGAGCGAGTGGCAATAATGAATAGAGCCGCAGAGGGTGGTTCGAGAACCGCCCTCTACACCGGTTGTCATTCTCGTGACAATGGAGGTTGGGGTCAGTATTTCGGGGGCGTCCGCCGTTTCTTTGCGGGTTTCTTTGCGGGAGGGCGGCTGCTGGAGCGGCGGAGGGGCTTCTTGACTGGTGACACGGGCGGCGGAGGGTCATCCTCGTGGTACACAATCAGACGCGGCCCATCAGGGGTGTCCTGGCAGTCTATGATCACGCGGGCTTTCGCCAGGAGCCTCTTCAGATCAGGAGATACGCGCAGGATAATGGTCTCCTCGCTCCCCATGAGGGAGTCTCCCTTTACCTTGGGGCCCAGCCATAATGAGAAGCCATCGTTCTCGGTATCGATCCGCAGGACATGTGAGGGATCGGTGGCCTTGGCTGCCAGAATGGCCTTAAATTCCTGTGCTGCACGCTCGGTTATAGTTAACAAGTAGCCTCCTTTTATCCTCTATTTCCCCCTCAAGAATTCGTCCATTCCATTGACCAGCCTCAGACTCTCCTCCTCAGAGAGGCTCTGGTTGCTCTCCAGTTTGGCCATGGATTCCTCAATGTAGGGAACGTTGTTCCGCGCTTCTGCCAGTTTTCCGTTCTGACTCCTGATCTCCCCGTCGAGGTCACTGAAGTCGATTCCCAGCTCCAATCTCTGGTCGATGAAT
It encodes the following:
- a CDS encoding NAD-dependent deacetylase: MFGAKHLVVFTGAGISTESGLADFCGPDGIWTRQARGLPAKTMDFSSVQPNAGHMAIVELQRLGKLAFLISQNVDNLHLRSGINPDLLAELHGNVTKLRCSGCEFLMDNFGDHLPCPICGGTMLSSVVNFGQSLPQRDLADAYGQSRKADVFLVVGSSLVVTPAADMPGVALKSGARLVIINQGETPLDRSAHLRFEEGIGEVLPAAAARLKELMQVP